A single Lycorma delicatula isolate Av1 chromosome 12, ASM4794821v1, whole genome shotgun sequence DNA region contains:
- the LOC142332999 gene encoding uncharacterized protein LOC142332999 codes for MLRKINVISRGIQGISLALKCGICLYACSSIYYIIKINSMASKFAEAVFCGFAFYILYVLDVRGERVITEWENLRNTLYECSWISKPDWFKKTLLIIMTRNNKPIEIKPFGLMVLNLRNFAAKKGMAPKFGEAFFCAFAFYILFVYDVRGERIITEWENLRNDLYGCNWISKPDWFKKVLLIITTRNNKPIEVKPFGLTVLSLRNFAVSMNGIYSFYNLINKFENK; via the exons gaaaataaatgtaatcagcAGAGGAATCCAAGGCATTTCGTTAGCATTAAAGTGTGGAATTTGCTTGTATGCATGTTCTTCTATATATTACATCATTAag ataaacagTATGGCATCAAAATTTGCAGAAGCCGTTTTCTGTGgttttgctttttatatattatacgtatTGGATGTTAGAGGTGAACGGGTAATTACTGAg tgGGAGAACTTAAGAAATACTTTGTACGAATGCAGTTGGATAAGTAAACCTGATTGGTTTAAAAAAACGCTACTAATTATAATGACACGCAATAACAAACCGATTGAAATAAAACCTTTCGGTTTAATGGttctaaatttaagaaatttcgctgcg aaaaaaggtATGGCACCAAAATTTGGAGAAGCTTTCTTTTGTGCttttgctttttatatattattcgtaTATGATGTTAGAGGTGAACGGATAATTACTGag tggGAGAATTTAAGAAATGATTTGTACGGATGCAATTGGATAAGTAAACCTGATTGGTTTAAAAAAGTGCTACTAATTATAACGACACGCAATAACAAACCGATTGAAGTAAAACCTTTTGGTTTAACGGTTCTAAGTTTAAGAAATTTTGCTgtg TCAATGAATGGtatatattcattttacaatttaataaacaaatttgaaaataaataa